The following proteins are co-located in the Candidatus Methanogranum gryphiswaldense genome:
- a CDS encoding ATP-dependent helicase, which translates to MNLGEDLERIDKTHTMDEVMGLMEPLISKWFYEKFEDLTEPQARAIPVIHQRKNVLVSSPTGSGKTLTAFTSIINELTRYASEGRLEERIYCVYISPLKALANDVNRNLNTPLAEMREVAAANNLNIPGIKVAVRSGDTSQSDRQKMVRHPPHILITTPESLALILAAPKFSENLKQVEWVILDEIHDICDSKRGVFLSLTLERLQNFCDNKFTRIGLSATLAPIEAIAGYLVGCNPDGSTRDVTLIESDSKKILDLKVICPTDDMTTLSSDIVNSMMYDKLKELVDTHETTLIFTNTRSGAESVVYKLKERGLDNIEVHHSSLGKEIRLDVEERLKRGEIRCVVSSTSLELGIDIGSVDLVCQIGSPKSVAKGLQRIGRSGHSFGKVAKGRLMVFDPDDLVECAVMCRAAHRSDIDRVGIPENCLDVLSQTVVGMSLDYRWNVDSAYDVIKGSYCYRTLTMESFVNVLRYLGSKDEHEGVYSKIWYDEEENQFGRKKGSRMIYLMNLGTIPEEANYRVITSHGSTAGELSEKFVERLSPRDVFVLGGRSFEFVRSKGMMAYVKEANGRKPTVPSWAGEMLPRSFDLSMDVAEFRTEMAERIDTDSDILIPDISKEFDIDEGSARSIVSYLREQKAVSGFIPDADKLAIEEYIDPSGNQRIIFHFPFGRRVNDALSRAYAYRITNIIGSNVSITITDDNFMIGTSRKIEIKDIPGMLSSKDIELILRKSIKDSEIFKLRFRHTAARSFMILRNYMGRPISVNRQQIRSAYLLDNLGNMENEPVIEETYREVLEDDMDVKNAKYVLQMIENGKMSVQTINFNGTPSPFAHSIILSGFSDIVLMEDRSALLRELHRKVLTRALGDSIKDFEFEEDQVVPYFRQKMGRVTSKEDIPKLLMRTGPLQALRERGRNIYAYCDEERKVVDEWIRELIKEGTIGTVFLDEPHIMVKTEIPKYAAATVKERELTDQDLQVYDCISDRTAMSDITSELEISEDLTFRSVRKLESMYLITRTDLAANNRWYFGRVAYPELDKASSLDAIVLRYLDCSAPATVQEVAFALSVPEEEARSSLESLVNSEELAKGFFLVSENTQYMKTLDRLRLKAGKENIYDYDTVENYRVTKGEEFESIDDFFRFYGSAGSEIDVFNRVKDFNLKEWHAMRESEQILLGRFVRGRVRYVLSEDGDRLASLREDESTEEDKKLLNMIDGLGYATMRQLVAETGRDKEEIKESLQRLDRSLKIIRAFDEREDWGTENTYKVYRPGLPSGEPSRDLIKNYIRAHGPIPAQALRFLTGVPLDEIDSVAKDVGAMPILVGSGQTTMYIMPDEISAMENAPAPDKRVKILSLFDHDLGAKWAELSARYGDKWIYPLVRGSNVIGALEIWEMSGCIEIRGVDIDNPSDFKEVLGAIDNLMNFFKMKNTDVVRIREVMGTDALQLSEEVSEILKSNGYHCVNGFYAKGKFIVRTFSEKEYLSYVFYKQKVSKFSKYQTVDRCVASRGYIRNDQELVTRVIEKTSIKKQVERGMLVRMALSPPYVGYTTLDFASLYRATKNGEMDEDMRSMYRLIKERQPISRKEIIANSALSMNKTLEALAALSKQSMIYQDADSYYSIVPLKDIETKHALKDVIMMHFKDFGIFSAEGLSQFLNIRMGVTREILSELENEGFLVKGFLLQDDPTLRWILKEDEDINPRPFVEKMLLNTQDNLHLFLRNHIKKVCGATECVIFSGTEIIGSFKGKVCISGAKVEGFKGDDAAARYIKEVAKQLGVKIDEGKTAEEDDWDVSEFYLKTNPGA; encoded by the coding sequence ATTAATCTAGGTGAGGATTTGGAGCGGATTGATAAGACGCATACAATGGACGAGGTCATGGGGTTGATGGAACCTTTGATCTCCAAATGGTTCTATGAGAAATTTGAAGATCTCACGGAGCCGCAGGCCAGAGCAATCCCCGTGATACATCAGAGAAAGAACGTGCTCGTATCATCGCCTACTGGATCAGGAAAGACACTCACCGCATTCACCAGTATAATCAATGAACTGACCAGGTATGCGTCAGAAGGCCGTTTGGAGGAAAGGATCTATTGTGTGTATATCTCACCTTTAAAAGCACTTGCTAATGACGTAAACAGGAACTTGAACACGCCCCTTGCTGAGATGAGAGAGGTTGCCGCGGCAAATAATCTGAACATCCCTGGGATAAAGGTCGCGGTCCGTTCTGGAGACACCTCACAGAGCGATAGACAAAAGATGGTCCGCCATCCTCCACATATACTCATAACAACACCCGAGTCTTTGGCACTTATACTCGCCGCTCCTAAGTTCAGTGAGAATTTGAAACAGGTGGAATGGGTGATCCTCGATGAGATCCATGACATATGCGATTCAAAAAGGGGGGTATTCCTATCTCTCACTTTGGAGAGGTTGCAGAATTTCTGCGACAATAAATTTACAAGGATAGGACTTTCAGCGACACTTGCCCCCATCGAGGCCATTGCAGGATATCTTGTGGGATGCAATCCAGATGGTTCTACCCGTGATGTCACACTCATAGAATCGGATTCGAAGAAGATACTCGATCTGAAGGTAATATGTCCTACGGATGATATGACGACATTATCATCAGACATAGTCAATTCTATGATGTACGATAAACTCAAGGAGCTTGTCGATACCCATGAGACAACACTGATATTCACGAACACCAGATCGGGTGCGGAAAGTGTAGTTTACAAACTCAAGGAAAGAGGATTGGACAACATAGAGGTCCATCACAGCTCATTGGGCAAGGAAATAAGGTTGGACGTCGAAGAGCGTCTAAAGAGGGGAGAGATAAGATGTGTCGTGTCATCAACGTCCCTGGAATTGGGTATCGATATCGGTTCTGTGGACCTTGTTTGTCAGATCGGTTCTCCCAAGTCTGTCGCCAAAGGACTTCAAAGGATCGGAAGGTCGGGACACAGTTTCGGAAAGGTGGCCAAGGGACGTCTTATGGTTTTCGATCCAGACGACCTGGTCGAATGTGCGGTGATGTGCCGCGCCGCGCACCGCAGTGATATCGACCGTGTCGGTATACCTGAGAATTGTCTCGACGTCCTATCACAGACAGTCGTGGGGATGAGTTTGGACTACAGATGGAATGTGGATTCTGCGTATGATGTGATCAAGGGTTCCTACTGTTACCGCACGTTGACCATGGAGAGTTTTGTTAACGTTCTGAGGTATCTTGGAAGCAAGGATGAGCACGAGGGAGTGTATTCCAAGATATGGTATGATGAAGAGGAGAATCAGTTTGGAAGAAAGAAAGGTTCCAGAATGATATATCTCATGAATCTGGGAACGATACCTGAAGAGGCCAATTATCGTGTCATCACAAGTCACGGTTCGACAGCAGGTGAACTATCGGAGAAATTCGTGGAGAGACTATCTCCCAGGGACGTCTTTGTTTTGGGAGGAAGATCATTCGAGTTCGTTCGTTCCAAGGGAATGATGGCATACGTCAAAGAGGCCAACGGAAGGAAGCCAACGGTTCCATCCTGGGCGGGAGAAATGCTTCCGAGAAGCTTCGACCTCTCAATGGATGTTGCCGAATTCAGAACAGAGATGGCAGAGCGTATCGATACCGATTCCGATATTCTTATTCCGGACATCAGTAAGGAATTCGATATCGATGAGGGTTCAGCCAGGAGTATAGTTTCATATCTAAGAGAACAAAAGGCCGTATCGGGATTCATACCGGATGCGGATAAGCTGGCGATAGAGGAATATATCGATCCTTCGGGGAATCAGAGGATAATATTTCATTTCCCTTTCGGCAGAAGGGTGAACGATGCTTTGTCCAGAGCATACGCCTATAGGATAACCAACATCATCGGTTCCAATGTCTCTATCACGATAACAGATGATAACTTCATGATCGGGACTTCAAGGAAAATAGAAATAAAGGACATTCCTGGAATGTTGAGTTCTAAAGATATAGAATTGATACTGAGGAAGTCCATAAAGGACTCAGAGATATTCAAGCTTAGATTCAGACACACAGCGGCCCGTAGTTTCATGATCCTTAGAAATTATATGGGTCGCCCCATATCAGTGAACAGACAACAGATAAGGTCCGCATATCTTCTTGATAATCTTGGGAATATGGAAAATGAACCTGTTATCGAGGAGACATACAGAGAGGTTCTCGAAGATGATATGGATGTAAAGAATGCCAAGTATGTTCTCCAGATGATAGAGAATGGAAAGATGAGCGTTCAGACAATAAATTTCAATGGAACTCCCTCGCCATTTGCCCACTCCATAATCTTGTCTGGATTCTCGGACATTGTTCTCATGGAGGATAGGTCTGCGTTATTAAGAGAGCTTCACCGCAAAGTGCTCACAAGGGCCTTGGGCGATTCTATCAAGGATTTCGAGTTTGAAGAGGACCAAGTGGTTCCGTATTTTAGGCAGAAGATGGGCCGTGTCACGAGCAAAGAGGACATACCCAAACTTCTCATGCGTACCGGGCCGTTACAGGCGCTGAGGGAGCGCGGACGCAATATCTATGCATACTGCGATGAGGAGAGGAAGGTCGTTGATGAGTGGATCAGGGAATTGATCAAAGAGGGCACAATCGGTACTGTGTTCCTTGATGAACCGCACATAATGGTCAAGACAGAGATCCCCAAATATGCAGCCGCGACCGTGAAAGAAAGGGAACTTACAGATCAGGACCTTCAGGTATACGATTGCATATCCGACAGGACGGCCATGAGCGACATCACATCCGAACTGGAGATAAGTGAGGATCTGACATTCAGATCGGTGCGTAAATTGGAGTCCATGTACCTTATCACAAGAACAGACCTTGCTGCGAACAACAGATGGTATTTCGGTAGGGTCGCGTATCCTGAGCTAGATAAGGCATCTAGTCTGGATGCGATCGTGCTGCGTTATTTGGACTGTTCTGCGCCTGCAACGGTCCAAGAGGTGGCTTTCGCACTGTCTGTACCCGAGGAGGAGGCCAGGTCGTCTCTGGAATCTTTGGTGAATAGTGAAGAGTTGGCCAAAGGCTTCTTCTTAGTATCTGAGAACACTCAATACATGAAGACATTGGACCGCCTAAGACTCAAAGCCGGAAAGGAGAACATCTATGATTATGATACCGTTGAGAATTATAGGGTCACAAAGGGCGAGGAATTCGAATCCATCGACGATTTCTTCAGATTCTATGGTTCGGCGGGGAGCGAGATAGACGTCTTCAATAGGGTCAAGGATTTCAATCTCAAAGAATGGCATGCGATGAGGGAGTCAGAGCAGATCCTTCTGGGAAGATTCGTGAGAGGAAGAGTAAGGTATGTTCTTTCCGAAGACGGAGACCGTTTAGCCTCTCTCAGAGAGGATGAGTCCACAGAGGAGGATAAGAAGCTCCTCAATATGATCGATGGCCTGGGTTATGCTACCATGAGGCAGCTCGTGGCAGAGACGGGCCGTGACAAGGAAGAGATCAAGGAATCACTTCAGAGATTGGACCGTTCTTTAAAGATAATACGTGCTTTTGATGAAAGAGAGGATTGGGGGACAGAAAACACATACAAGGTTTATAGGCCAGGTCTTCCTTCTGGTGAACCTTCAAGAGATCTAATTAAAAATTACATAAGGGCGCACGGTCCGATACCGGCACAAGCCTTGCGGTTCTTGACGGGGGTCCCTCTTGATGAGATTGATTCTGTTGCAAAAGATGTTGGTGCCATGCCAATTTTAGTTGGAAGTGGTCAGACAACGATGTACATCATGCCTGACGAGATCTCTGCGATGGAGAACGCACCAGCACCAGACAAGAGGGTCAAGATACTCTCTCTTTTCGATCATGATCTCGGGGCTAAATGGGCAGAATTATCTGCGCGTTATGGCGATAAATGGATATATCCTCTGGTCAGGGGAAGCAATGTCATCGGTGCACTCGAAATCTGGGAAATGTCTGGATGTATAGAGATCAGGGGAGTGGATATTGACAATCCGTCCGATTTCAAAGAGGTCCTCGGGGCTATCGATAATCTGATGAATTTCTTCAAGATGAAGAATACGGACGTTGTACGGATAAGGGAAGTAATGGGGACCGATGCACTTCAGCTAAGCGAAGAGGTATCAGAAATTCTAAAATCTAACGGGTATCACTGTGTGAACGGTTTCTATGCAAAAGGAAAATTCATAGTCAGGACCTTTTCGGAAAAAGAGTATCTGAGCTATGTTTTCTACAAGCAGAAAGTATCCAAATTTTCAAAATATCAGACGGTAGATCGTTGTGTGGCTTCAAGAGGCTATATACGCAATGATCAGGAATTGGTCACAAGGGTCATCGAGAAAACATCGATAAAGAAGCAGGTCGAGCGTGGCATGCTTGTAAGGATGGCCCTTTCTCCACCATATGTAGGATACACAACACTCGATTTCGCATCGCTTTATCGTGCCACCAAGAACGGAGAGATGGACGAAGATATGAGGTCGATGTACAGATTGATCAAGGAGAGACAGCCAATATCCAGGAAAGAGATAATTGCCAATTCCGCCTTATCGATGAACAAGACCCTCGAGGCCCTTGCAGCGTTATCTAAGCAATCTATGATATATCAGGACGCGGACTCGTATTACAGCATAGTACCGTTGAAGGACATCGAGACAAAGCACGCTCTCAAAGACGTTATAATGATGCATTTCAAGGACTTCGGAATCTTTTCGGCCGAAGGTTTGTCTCAATTCCTAAACATTAGAATGGGCGTCACCAGGGAGATACTGTCTGAATTGGAGAACGAAGGATTCTTGGTAAAGGGATTCCTTTTGCAAGACGATCCAACATTGAGATGGATACTCAAAGAGGATGAGGATATAAATCCTAGACCGTTCGTCGAAAAGATGCTGTTGAACACCCAGGACAATCTGCATCTATTCCTTAGAAATCATATCAAGAAAGTATGTGGGGCGACGGAGTGTGTTATTTTCTCCGGCACAGAGATAATCGGGTCCTTTAAAGGAAAAGTTTGCATATCTGGTGCAAAAGTAGAGGGCTTCAAAGGCGACGATGCAGCCGCAAGATACATCAAAGAGGTCGCCAAGCAGTTGGGCGTAAAGATAGATGAGGGTAAGACTGCCGAAGAGGATGATTGGGATGTGTCCGAGTTTTATCTCAAGACCAACCCTGGTGCCTAA
- a CDS encoding DUF367 family protein, with protein MIPVIIHDKCQCDPKKCTAKRMLKFGLGKEAKTISQIPSGSVILSPFSKQALSPADRRYARNGLVVMDLTWTNIDEFPRLKRVEERALPYLLASNPINWGRPMELNSAEAVMAALIILGEKEQAEQFLCRFNWAPEFMRLNGAMLEDYSKAKDSSEVISVQNEYLSSILGTSDNNHE; from the coding sequence ATGATACCTGTCATAATACACGATAAGTGTCAATGTGACCCAAAAAAATGTACTGCGAAACGTATGTTGAAATTTGGTTTGGGCAAAGAGGCTAAGACAATCTCGCAGATACCGTCTGGATCCGTAATACTCTCTCCTTTCTCGAAGCAGGCTTTGTCACCTGCAGACCGCAGGTATGCGCGCAATGGCCTGGTTGTCATGGATCTGACATGGACGAACATAGATGAATTTCCAAGGTTAAAACGTGTTGAGGAAAGAGCTCTTCCATATCTCTTAGCATCAAATCCCATCAATTGGGGTCGTCCGATGGAATTGAACAGTGCAGAGGCAGTTATGGCGGCATTGATAATTTTAGGAGAGAAGGAGCAGGCAGAACAATTCCTATGCAGATTCAATTGGGCGCCTGAATTCATGAGACTCAACGGAGCAATGTTAGAAGATTATTCTAAAGCTAAAGATAGTTCTGAGGTCATTAGCGTTCAGAATGAATATTTGAGTTCTATTCTGGGCACATCCGATAATAATCATGAGTGA
- a CDS encoding DUF424 family protein, giving the protein MVYVKIHVHENDRILAACDEEILGKTFRDNGVKITVSERFYGGEIVSEETFIERTKSVTIMNLVGNSIVERAMTEGIVSMSNVIEIGGVKHAQVVIL; this is encoded by the coding sequence ATGGTATATGTTAAGATACACGTTCATGAGAACGACAGGATACTTGCCGCATGCGACGAAGAGATACTCGGTAAGACGTTCAGAGATAACGGTGTAAAAATAACCGTTTCTGAAAGGTTTTATGGCGGAGAGATAGTATCCGAGGAAACATTCATTGAACGCACAAAATCCGTGACGATAATGAATCTGGTCGGTAATTCGATCGTTGAAAGAGCAATGACAGAAGGCATCGTCTCCATGTCCAATGTTATTGAAATAGGGGGCGTCAAGCACGCCCAAGTGGTGATTTTGTGA
- a CDS encoding fumarate hydratase: MIKLPESVEDTVVNLLRLANTKLPKDIGWALEAAAAWETNPIAYSQLGAILDNVKKAEVLGRPMCQDTGIPIFYVRGKFESHIIDQIAKGVEKATRTIPLRPNTVDPITRKNNGDNLGKGMPIVHFIPTDDEFTEITVLLKGAGSENMTHLSMLNPADGMEGIMKFVVDTVLDAGGRPCPPGIVGIGIGGTADECVALSKTALIRPIDEDNPDPVLKKMEEDLFVKLNSSGLGPMGLGGSTTVLAVKINTAYCHTASLPVAVNIGCWATRRASVKMSNKGVEYSQGAWL; this comes from the coding sequence ATGATAAAATTACCAGAATCAGTCGAGGACACTGTTGTTAATCTATTGCGTCTGGCAAATACTAAATTGCCCAAGGATATCGGATGGGCGTTGGAAGCGGCTGCTGCATGGGAGACAAATCCGATAGCATACTCTCAATTGGGTGCGATATTGGACAATGTAAAAAAGGCAGAGGTTCTTGGAAGACCTATGTGCCAGGATACGGGAATTCCAATATTTTATGTTAGAGGGAAGTTCGAGTCCCACATTATTGATCAAATTGCGAAAGGTGTCGAAAAGGCTACAAGAACAATCCCTCTGAGACCAAACACAGTGGATCCGATAACCAGAAAGAACAACGGCGACAATCTTGGTAAGGGTATGCCGATAGTGCATTTCATTCCCACAGATGATGAATTCACAGAGATAACCGTACTTTTGAAAGGTGCAGGGTCAGAGAATATGACCCATCTCAGTATGCTCAATCCGGCAGATGGCATGGAAGGGATAATGAAATTCGTTGTTGATACTGTATTGGATGCAGGCGGGCGGCCATGTCCCCCGGGCATAGTTGGCATCGGCATCGGTGGCACGGCCGATGAATGCGTTGCGCTGTCCAAGACTGCATTGATAAGGCCAATAGACGAAGACAATCCAGATCCAGTGCTTAAAAAGATGGAGGAAGATCTTTTTGTTAAACTCAATAGTAGCGGATTGGGGCCGATGGGGCTAGGTGGTTCAACCACTGTTCTTGCAGTTAAGATAAACACAGCTTATTGCCACACGGCAAGTCTTCCTGTTGCCGTTAATATTGGTTGTTGGGCGACCCGTAGGGCATCGGTCAAGATGTCAAACAAGGGTGTCGAGTACTCCCAGGGGGCATGGCTATGA
- a CDS encoding FumA C-terminus/TtdB family hydratase beta subunit: MRSLRSPLSYDTIKGLKLGEVVSISGPIITGRDEMHMRAIEYSNEGRVVPKEIKNSVLYHCGPIMVKDGNNWTVIAAGPTTSARMNKLEPEMIRRFSIRAIIGKGGMSSEVLEAMKETGCVYLAATGGAAVSLAEGLSKVAGVEWEDLGMAEAMWKFDTDNLGPLVVAMDCHGNSLYENVRKSLIRD, translated from the coding sequence ATGAGGTCTTTGCGTTCTCCGTTGTCATATGATACCATCAAGGGATTAAAATTGGGGGAGGTTGTCTCAATAAGCGGGCCCATAATTACTGGAAGGGACGAAATGCACATGCGTGCCATTGAATATTCGAATGAGGGCAGAGTTGTTCCAAAGGAGATCAAGAATTCTGTTCTGTATCATTGCGGCCCCATTATGGTAAAAGATGGAAATAATTGGACCGTTATTGCTGCGGGCCCCACCACCAGTGCAAGAATGAACAAGCTTGAGCCAGAGATGATCAGAAGATTCTCAATAAGGGCCATAATCGGTAAAGGTGGCATGTCGTCCGAAGTTCTTGAGGCCATGAAGGAGACAGGATGTGTATATCTTGCGGCTACTGGTGGAGCAGCCGTATCATTAGCAGAAGGATTATCAAAAGTGGCTGGTGTAGAATGGGAAGACCTTGGCATGGCAGAGGCCATGTGGAAGTTCGACACGGACAATTTGGGCCCGTTGGTAGTGGCCATGGATTGTCATGGAAATAGTTTATATGAGAATGTAAGGAAATCTTTGATCAGGGATTGA
- a CDS encoding carboxypeptidase-like regulatory domain-containing protein — protein MKNKVVLVAFVLAISIMVLPTFTAEYSDSATEYYIEGYIVTTQPEGNVALEGVEVTILYNNTSYSDTTDETGKFSISVPSITGLQIEFTLEGYTIRSCPNITAQEGSDYYVLDLSNVTPTGNVYQITSDADGLLPAIMYPTSANVTGTISYSDGYVNGATVTLVSTDTSERYEAETNSKGIFLIECPTGEYTLTVNCGGFETSKQTIEVKEGTMSVNITLTIKENQTILGLDLMHFIMVIGVIFGIFISCILFILGHRKKNKITIVDDTHVEDEKGKINP, from the coding sequence ATGAAAAACAAGGTTGTACTGGTAGCATTTGTTCTAGCAATTTCTATTATGGTACTGCCAACATTCACAGCAGAGTACTCAGACAGTGCAACTGAATACTACATTGAAGGATATATCGTCACAACACAACCCGAAGGAAATGTGGCTTTGGAAGGCGTAGAAGTGACCATCCTATACAACAACACATCTTATTCTGATACTACAGACGAAACGGGTAAGTTTTCAATTTCAGTACCTTCCATAACTGGACTGCAGATTGAATTCACTTTAGAAGGATATACCATTCGTTCATGCCCGAATATCACTGCACAAGAGGGCAGCGATTATTACGTGCTTGATCTCTCAAATGTAACTCCTACAGGAAATGTTTACCAGATAACATCAGACGCGGATGGATTACTGCCTGCAATAATGTATCCGACCTCAGCAAATGTAACGGGTACTATCTCGTACTCAGACGGATATGTAAATGGAGCAACAGTCACACTTGTATCCACAGATACTTCCGAAAGATATGAGGCCGAGACAAATTCCAAAGGTATATTCCTAATTGAATGTCCAACTGGAGAATACACCCTCACAGTGAATTGCGGCGGATTCGAAACTAGCAAACAGACCATAGAGGTCAAAGAAGGCACTATGTCCGTGAACATAACCCTCACAATAAAAGAAAACCAGACCATCCTCGGACTTGATCTCATGCACTTTATCATGGTAATAGGGGTCATTTTTGGTATCTTCATATCTTGTATACTTTTTATCCTGGGACATCGCAAGAAAAATAAGATAACTATTGTAGACGATACACACGTCGAAGATGAAAAAGGAAAGATCAATCCCTGA
- a CDS encoding minichromosome maintenance protein MCM, producing the protein MVNFQEQDIVAGWEEILSKDKYRLIIAEIAANYPDKKSVLVSYKDIEAYNIDFAMHVLENPDFCLMKGKGVMKLMMPPTWDSKNSMNLRISELPRDAKVDIRQLRSKHLGKLVAVEGLVRKATTVRPRMTYAKFRCARCNAEIWMEQSGMILKEPVMCSNTEGSCNKQAVRFILDDKESFYIDTQKIEIQESPEGLRGGAQPERLAGYVEDDISGLVTAGNRVTLNGIIRSVEKPDRDKTTVFEIYIEVMSVESELHEYDEIQITEEDEMQILEMSRDPKLFDNIIASISPTIFGMDEVKSAIALQLFGGCHKEMDDRTSIRGDIHILLVGDPGVAKSQILRYMSMLAPRGIYASGKSASAAGLTAAAVKDDFGDGRWTLEAGALVLADKGLACIDELDKMTAQDRSSLHEAMESQRISVAKAGITATLQCRCSMLAAANPKYGRFETEGGMGTLNEQIDLPPALMSRFDLLFVLTDKPDREKDTSLSKHILGVHRRGEVRQMSEDLVLTGIDVKKIRETTMNVKPFYDVEILRKYVAYSKRFIPVMTDGSIAIIQKSYLRIRDMGKADGTITITARQLEALVRLSEASARLRLSRIVEESDAQKAVDLVEYYLASMASNNGGQWDMGAIDSGFTKKDRDRTKIVLGAIDMFGSPEGITLDEILVHTAEEGLNEGDVKKVLRALSDNGTIFSPRDSVYKKV; encoded by the coding sequence ATGGTGAATTTTCAAGAACAAGACATCGTTGCAGGATGGGAAGAGATACTTAGCAAGGATAAGTATCGTCTCATCATAGCTGAGATTGCGGCAAATTATCCGGATAAAAAGAGTGTTCTCGTATCGTATAAGGATATAGAGGCATATAACATCGATTTTGCAATGCATGTGCTGGAAAATCCTGACTTTTGTTTGATGAAAGGTAAAGGTGTCATGAAATTAATGATGCCTCCTACATGGGATAGTAAGAATTCCATGAATTTGAGGATAAGTGAATTGCCACGTGATGCTAAGGTGGATATCCGTCAATTAAGGTCAAAACACTTGGGTAAATTGGTGGCGGTCGAAGGATTGGTTAGGAAGGCAACAACGGTCAGACCTAGGATGACCTATGCCAAGTTCAGATGTGCACGTTGCAATGCAGAGATATGGATGGAACAGAGCGGAATGATCCTCAAGGAACCAGTTATGTGTTCGAACACAGAAGGGAGTTGCAATAAGCAAGCCGTACGTTTCATATTGGACGACAAGGAATCATTTTACATAGATACTCAGAAGATCGAGATACAGGAAAGTCCAGAGGGATTGAGGGGCGGCGCGCAGCCTGAAAGGCTTGCGGGATATGTCGAGGATGACATATCCGGTCTTGTAACTGCAGGTAATAGGGTTACTTTGAACGGTATAATCCGTTCGGTGGAGAAGCCAGATAGAGATAAGACCACAGTGTTCGAGATATACATCGAAGTGATGTCCGTCGAGTCCGAATTGCACGAATACGATGAGATCCAGATAACAGAAGAGGATGAAATGCAGATATTGGAGATGTCTCGCGATCCCAAATTGTTCGACAATATCATCGCATCCATATCTCCCACGATATTCGGTATGGATGAGGTCAAGAGTGCAATTGCATTACAATTATTCGGTGGATGTCATAAGGAAATGGATGACAGAACATCGATCAGAGGAGATATACACATACTTCTGGTCGGAGATCCAGGAGTGGCAAAGTCCCAGATACTGAGATATATGAGCATGCTTGCTCCCAGGGGCATATACGCTTCTGGAAAATCTGCATCTGCAGCAGGATTAACAGCTGCGGCGGTAAAAGATGATTTTGGAGATGGGAGATGGACCTTGGAAGCGGGGGCCTTGGTACTTGCCGATAAAGGTCTGGCGTGTATCGATGAATTGGATAAGATGACTGCACAGGACAGATCATCATTGCACGAAGCCATGGAGTCACAGAGGATATCTGTTGCAAAGGCAGGCATCACAGCAACCCTTCAATGCAGGTGTTCCATGCTCGCTGCAGCTAACCCTAAATATGGAAGATTCGAGACAGAGGGAGGTATGGGAACGCTCAACGAACAGATCGATTTGCCTCCTGCGCTCATGTCCCGTTTCGACCTTCTCTTTGTTCTGACCGATAAGCCAGACCGTGAGAAGGATACAAGTCTTTCGAAACACATATTGGGTGTTCACAGGCGCGGAGAGGTGAGACAGATGTCCGAGGACCTGGTCCTTACCGGTATCGATGTCAAGAAGATCAGGGAAACGACTATGAATGTCAAACCTTTCTACGATGTCGAAATATTAAGAAAATATGTCGCGTATTCTAAACGTTTTATTCCCGTGATGACGGACGGCTCTATAGCCATAATCCAGAAAAGTTATCTGCGCATCAGAGACATGGGCAAGGCCGACGGTACGATAACCATAACCGCTAGGCAGTTAGAGGCGTTGGTACGTCTGTCAGAGGCATCTGCGAGATTGAGGTTGAGCAGGATCGTAGAGGAATCAGACGCACAGAAGGCGGTCGATCTGGTGGAATATTACCTCGCATCCATGGCTTCAAATAATGGTGGGCAATGGGACATGGGCGCGATTGATTCTGGGTTTACTAAAAAGGATCGCGATCGTACAAAGATCGTACTTGGTGCAATCGACATGTTCGGTTCTCCAGAGGGAATAACCTTGGATGAGATCCTGGTACATACGGCAGAGGAAGGATTGAACGAGGGGGACGTCAAGAAAGTGTTGCGTGCGCTTTCTGATAATGGAACTATATTCTCTCCACGCGACAGTGTTTATAAGAAGGTGTGA